A stretch of the Clavibacter sp. B3I6 genome encodes the following:
- a CDS encoding gamma carbonic anhydrase family protein, which yields MTVDPQATVRALPGSPAPGIAPDALVAAGARIVGRVTLGAGSSVWFNAVLRAEAADIVIGAGSNLQDNVSCHVDAGFPLTVGTGVSVGHNAVLHGCTVEDDCIVGMSATVMNGAIVGRESLLAGGTVVLEGQVIPPRSLVAGVPGKVRRELTDEEVTGLRANAAHYVENARLHAGTIPMPAVLLAASTDAGREEGTA from the coding sequence ATGACCGTCGACCCCCAGGCCACCGTCCGCGCGCTCCCCGGGTCGCCCGCGCCCGGCATCGCCCCCGACGCCCTCGTGGCCGCCGGTGCGCGCATCGTGGGGCGGGTGACGCTGGGCGCCGGATCCAGCGTGTGGTTCAACGCCGTGCTGCGCGCCGAGGCCGCGGACATCGTGATCGGCGCGGGCTCCAACCTGCAGGACAACGTGAGCTGCCACGTCGACGCCGGCTTCCCGCTCACCGTCGGCACGGGCGTGAGCGTCGGCCACAACGCGGTGCTGCACGGCTGCACCGTCGAGGACGACTGCATCGTCGGCATGTCGGCCACCGTGATGAACGGCGCGATCGTCGGCCGGGAGTCGCTCCTCGCGGGCGGCACCGTCGTGCTCGAGGGGCAGGTGATCCCGCCGCGCTCGCTGGTCGCGGGCGTGCCCGGGAAGGTGCGGCGCGAGCTCACCGACGAGGAGGTGACGGGGCTCCGCGCGAACGCCGCGCACTACGTGGAGAACGCGCGGCTGCACGCGGGGACGATCCCGATGCCGGCCGTGCTCCTCGCCGCCTCGACCGACGCCGGACGCGAGGAGGGGACGGCCTGA
- a CDS encoding bifunctional methylenetetrahydrofolate dehydrogenase/methenyltetrahydrofolate cyclohydrolase: protein MTAVVLDGVATASAVKSELAVRIRALREQGLVPGLGTLLVGDDPGSRSYVAGKHRDCAEVGIESIRVDLPADASEADVRQAIERLNSDPAVTGYIVQLPLPAGIDENAMLELIDPSKDADGLHPTNLGRLVLGVQGELTSPLPCTPAGIVEMLQRYDVPIAGQHVVVVGRGLTVGRPLGLLLTRKGLDATVTLTHSRTRDLEQEVRRADIVVAAVGVAHLIQPGWVKPGAAVLDVGITRVVDPETGKARLTGDVDPAVAEVAGHLSPNPRGVGPMTRAMLLVNVVLAAERDARLAAELRG, encoded by the coding sequence GTGACCGCGGTCGTGCTCGACGGCGTCGCGACCGCGTCGGCCGTCAAGTCCGAGCTGGCCGTGCGGATCCGCGCGCTCCGGGAGCAGGGGCTCGTCCCCGGCCTCGGCACGCTCCTCGTGGGCGACGACCCGGGATCCCGCTCGTACGTCGCGGGCAAGCACCGCGACTGCGCCGAGGTGGGCATCGAGTCCATCCGCGTCGACCTCCCCGCCGACGCGAGCGAGGCCGACGTGCGCCAGGCGATCGAGCGCCTCAACTCGGACCCGGCCGTCACCGGCTACATCGTGCAGCTGCCGCTCCCGGCGGGCATCGACGAGAACGCGATGCTCGAGCTCATCGACCCGTCGAAGGACGCGGACGGCCTGCACCCGACGAACCTGGGGCGCCTCGTGCTCGGCGTCCAGGGGGAGCTGACCTCGCCGCTGCCGTGCACGCCCGCCGGCATCGTCGAGATGCTCCAGCGGTACGACGTGCCGATCGCCGGCCAGCACGTGGTCGTCGTCGGCCGCGGCCTCACGGTCGGGCGGCCGCTCGGCCTGCTGCTCACGCGCAAGGGCCTCGACGCCACCGTGACGCTCACGCACTCGCGCACGCGCGACCTCGAGCAGGAGGTCCGCCGGGCGGACATCGTGGTCGCGGCCGTGGGCGTCGCGCACCTGATCCAGCCCGGGTGGGTGAAGCCGGGCGCCGCGGTGCTCGACGTCGGGATCACGCGCGTCGTCGATCCCGAGACCGGCAAGGCCCGCCTCACGGGCGACGTCGACCCGGCCGTCGCCGAGGTCGCCGGGCACCTGTCGCCGAACCCGCGCGGCGTCGGCCCGATGACGCGCGCGATGCTGCTCGTCAACGTGGTGCTGGCCGCCGAGCGCGACGCGCGCCTGGCCGCCGAGCTGCGCGGCTGA
- the glyA gene encoding serine hydroxymethyltransferase has protein sequence MPVDQSFNAPLSEVDPEIAAVLEQELGRQRGTLEMIASENFVPRAVLQSQGSVLTNKYAEGYPGRRYYGGCEFVDVAEQLAIDRAKSLFGAEFANVQPHSGATANAAVLAAIAQPGDTILGLELAHGGHLTHGMKLNFSGKLYDAAAYGVDPDTFLIDMDVVREKALEHRPQVIIAGWSAYPRHLDFAAFRSIADEVGAKLWVDMAHFAGLVAAGVHPSPVPYADVVSSTVHKTLAGPRSGVILSRDTALAKKLNSAVFPGQQGGPLMHVIAAKATAFKIAATEEFADRQRRTIQGAQILAERLMAADSTEAGVSVLTGGTDVHLVLADLRHSEIDGKQAEDALHEVGITVNRNSVPFDPRPPMVTSGVRIGTSALATRGFGEAEFTEVADVIAETLKPGSDLASLRARVLTLTDGFPLYEGLTQ, from the coding sequence ATGCCCGTCGACCAGTCCTTCAACGCCCCCCTCTCCGAGGTCGATCCCGAGATCGCGGCCGTCCTCGAGCAGGAGCTCGGCCGTCAGCGCGGCACCCTCGAGATGATCGCGAGCGAGAACTTCGTGCCGCGCGCGGTGCTGCAGTCGCAGGGATCCGTGCTCACCAACAAGTACGCCGAGGGCTACCCGGGCCGCCGCTACTACGGCGGCTGCGAGTTCGTCGACGTGGCCGAGCAGCTCGCCATCGACCGCGCGAAGAGCCTCTTCGGCGCCGAGTTCGCCAACGTCCAGCCGCACTCCGGCGCCACGGCCAACGCGGCCGTCCTCGCCGCCATCGCGCAGCCGGGCGACACGATCCTCGGCCTCGAGCTCGCGCACGGCGGCCACCTCACGCACGGCATGAAGCTCAACTTCTCGGGCAAGCTCTACGACGCCGCGGCGTACGGCGTGGACCCCGACACCTTCCTCATCGACATGGACGTCGTGCGCGAGAAGGCGCTCGAGCACCGCCCGCAGGTCATCATCGCGGGCTGGTCGGCCTACCCCCGCCACCTCGACTTCGCCGCCTTCCGCTCCATCGCGGACGAGGTCGGCGCCAAGCTCTGGGTCGACATGGCCCACTTCGCCGGGCTCGTGGCCGCCGGCGTGCACCCCTCGCCCGTGCCGTACGCGGACGTCGTCTCCTCCACCGTGCACAAGACCCTCGCGGGTCCCCGGTCCGGCGTCATCCTCAGCCGCGACACCGCGCTCGCCAAGAAGCTCAACTCGGCCGTCTTCCCCGGCCAGCAGGGCGGGCCGCTCATGCACGTCATCGCCGCCAAGGCCACGGCGTTCAAGATCGCGGCCACGGAGGAGTTCGCGGACCGCCAGCGCCGCACCATCCAGGGCGCGCAGATCCTCGCCGAGCGCCTCATGGCCGCCGACTCCACCGAGGCGGGCGTCTCCGTGCTCACCGGCGGCACCGACGTGCACCTCGTGCTCGCGGACCTCCGCCACTCCGAGATCGACGGCAAGCAGGCGGAGGACGCCTTGCACGAGGTCGGCATCACGGTCAACCGCAACTCGGTGCCGTTCGACCCGCGCCCGCCCATGGTCACCTCCGGCGTCCGCATCGGCACGTCCGCGCTCGCGACCCGCGGCTTCGGCGAGGCCGAGTTCACCGAGGTGGCGGACGTCATCGCCGAGACCCTGAAGCCCGGCAGCGACCTGGCGAGCCTCCGCGCGCGCGTGCTCACGCTCACCGACGGCTTCCCGCTCTACGAGGGCCTCACCCAGTGA
- a CDS encoding metal-dependent transcriptional regulator produces MSVDELSSAAQDYLKLIWTATEWSDQPVTVTRLAERLGIRPATASDGLRRLTAQGLVEHRPYGSIELTVDGRRHAIQMVRRHRLLETFLVEVLGYGWDEVHDEAEVLEHAVSDDFVARIDAHLGHPSRDPHGDPIPSADGEPHLPEATVLADAVADRPMRVRRISDEDPRLLRELAEHGIGLDATLVRADASDARDPAAVVVTVDGSAGRPLTPAAASAVWVSNAG; encoded by the coding sequence ATGTCCGTCGACGAGCTCTCGAGCGCCGCGCAGGACTACCTCAAGCTCATCTGGACCGCCACCGAGTGGTCCGACCAGCCCGTCACCGTGACCCGGCTGGCCGAGCGGCTCGGGATCCGGCCCGCCACCGCGTCCGACGGCCTCCGCCGGCTCACCGCGCAGGGCCTCGTCGAGCACCGGCCGTACGGCAGCATCGAGCTCACGGTCGACGGCCGGCGGCACGCGATCCAGATGGTGCGCCGGCACCGCCTGCTCGAGACGTTCCTCGTGGAGGTGCTCGGCTACGGCTGGGACGAGGTGCACGACGAGGCCGAGGTGCTCGAGCACGCGGTCTCCGACGACTTCGTGGCGCGCATCGACGCGCACCTCGGGCACCCGTCGCGGGATCCGCACGGCGACCCCATCCCGTCGGCCGACGGCGAGCCGCACCTGCCGGAGGCCACCGTGCTCGCGGACGCCGTCGCCGACCGGCCCATGCGGGTCCGCCGCATCTCCGACGAGGACCCGCGGCTCCTGCGCGAGCTCGCCGAGCACGGGATCGGGCTGGACGCCACGCTCGTGCGCGCCGACGCGTCCGACGCGCGGGACCCCGCCGCCGTGGTCGTGACGGTCGACGGATCCGCGGGCCGTCCGCTCACGCCCGCCGCGGCGTCCGCGGTCTGGGTGTCCAACGCCGGCTGA
- a CDS encoding MFS transporter, with the protein MTPPPNAFPPTAPLPVQTERPPWRHTLIALSVPNFRRFTASNVIAMTSGWMQRIAQDWLVLELTGSVTAVGITVAMQFAPMLLFGLLGGVIVDRCSKRMLMMITQGTYALLSALLAVLTLSGAVEAWHIFAIAFATGLVTVIDNPARQVFVTEIVGQQHLRNAISVNSSVFQLGGMVGPALSGILLLAVGAGWSFAINAVACVVVVLTLWSLRTRDLIRIPPAPRRRGQLAEGLRYARSKPTILWPVVLVAVFSVFGLTMPVLLAAFASEVYDVGAGGYGFFNSMVAIGALTGALLSTRRATVRLRTIVVGVGITGVLQAVAGLMPGIAPFAAVLVTVGMASLLFQTAANSLVQLSSNVAIRGRVMSVYVLVLLGGQAVGGPLMGGIVEAWGVHVGMVVSGGVPALAAAVVAVVLARRGQLTLEVVVRRHVPRVRITPRAPGAGRPRVAGADAGTAGGGLSRARRSRGGAAARRPGRTGSRTPRARSPR; encoded by the coding sequence GTGACCCCGCCCCCGAACGCCTTCCCCCCGACCGCCCCGCTCCCCGTCCAGACCGAGCGCCCGCCGTGGCGCCACACGCTCATCGCCCTGAGCGTGCCGAACTTCCGCCGGTTCACCGCGTCCAACGTGATCGCCATGACCTCGGGCTGGATGCAGCGCATCGCCCAGGACTGGCTCGTGCTCGAGCTCACCGGCAGCGTCACCGCCGTCGGCATCACGGTGGCGATGCAGTTCGCGCCCATGCTCCTCTTCGGCCTCCTCGGCGGCGTCATCGTCGACCGGTGCTCGAAGCGGATGCTGATGATGATCACGCAGGGCACGTACGCGCTGCTGAGCGCGCTGCTCGCCGTCCTCACCCTCTCGGGCGCGGTCGAGGCGTGGCACATCTTCGCCATCGCGTTCGCGACCGGGCTCGTGACGGTGATCGACAACCCGGCGCGCCAGGTGTTCGTGACGGAGATCGTCGGGCAGCAGCACCTGCGGAACGCGATCAGCGTCAACTCGTCGGTGTTCCAGCTCGGCGGCATGGTGGGCCCGGCGCTCAGCGGGATCCTGCTGCTCGCGGTCGGGGCCGGCTGGTCGTTCGCCATCAACGCGGTCGCGTGCGTCGTCGTGGTGCTCACGCTGTGGAGCCTGAGGACGCGGGACCTGATCCGCATCCCGCCCGCCCCGCGCCGCCGCGGCCAGCTCGCGGAGGGCCTCCGGTACGCGCGGTCGAAGCCGACCATCCTCTGGCCCGTCGTGCTCGTGGCCGTCTTCAGCGTCTTCGGGCTGACCATGCCCGTGCTCCTCGCGGCGTTCGCGAGCGAGGTCTACGACGTGGGCGCGGGCGGCTACGGCTTCTTCAACTCGATGGTCGCGATCGGCGCGCTCACGGGCGCGCTGCTCTCGACGCGGCGGGCGACCGTGCGGCTGCGGACCATCGTGGTCGGCGTCGGGATCACGGGCGTCCTGCAGGCCGTCGCGGGCCTCATGCCCGGCATCGCGCCGTTCGCGGCCGTGCTCGTCACGGTCGGCATGGCGTCGCTGCTCTTCCAGACGGCGGCGAACTCGCTCGTGCAGCTCTCCAGCAACGTCGCCATCCGCGGGCGGGTGATGAGCGTCTACGTGCTCGTGCTCCTCGGCGGCCAGGCCGTCGGCGGCCCGCTCATGGGCGGGATCGTCGAGGCGTGGGGCGTGCACGTCGGCATGGTGGTGTCCGGCGGGGTGCCGGCGCTGGCCGCGGCCGTCGTGGCCGTGGTGCTGGCGCGGCGGGGTCAGCTGACCCTCGAGGTCGTGGTGCGCCGGCACGTGCCGCGCGTGCGGATCACGCCCCGGGCGCCGGGGGCCGGTCGTCCCCGCGTCGCCGGAGCGGACGCGGGGACGGCCGGCGGCGGCCTCAGCCGCGCACGTCGATCGCGCGGTGGCGCTGCTGCACGCCGGCCGGGCCGTACGGGTAGTCGGACACCACGGGCGCGCTCACCGCGCTGA
- a CDS encoding aldo/keto reductase translates to MQYRTLGNSGAIVSTYALGTMTFGAEADEETSGRILEAYVAGGGTFIDTADVYSAGISEEIVGRWLAAHPAEADQLVIATKGRFPMGEGNNDVGTSRRHLTRALDDSLRRLGVDTIDLYQMHAWDAVTPLEETLRFLDDAVRAGKISYYGFSNYLGWQLTKAVGLAKALGYTPPVTLQPQYSLLVREIESEIVPASLDAGIGLLPWSPLAGGWLTGKYRRDETPTGATRLGEDPERGMEAFTPRNGQERTWAILDEVRRIADAHGSSSARVSLAWLEAQPAVTSVILGARTVEQLEDNMASADLELSAEEIASLSAVSAPVVSDYPYGPAGVQQRHRAIDVRG, encoded by the coding sequence ATGCAGTACCGCACTCTCGGCAACAGCGGCGCGATCGTGTCGACCTACGCGCTCGGCACCATGACCTTCGGCGCGGAGGCGGACGAGGAGACCTCCGGTCGCATCCTCGAGGCCTACGTCGCGGGCGGCGGCACGTTCATCGACACCGCCGACGTCTACTCGGCCGGCATCTCGGAGGAGATCGTGGGCCGCTGGCTCGCGGCGCACCCCGCCGAGGCCGACCAGCTCGTCATCGCCACGAAGGGCCGCTTCCCGATGGGGGAGGGCAACAACGACGTCGGCACCTCGCGCCGCCACCTCACGCGCGCGCTCGACGACTCGCTCCGCCGCCTCGGCGTCGACACGATCGACCTGTACCAGATGCACGCGTGGGACGCGGTGACCCCGCTCGAGGAGACCCTGCGCTTCCTCGACGACGCCGTGCGCGCCGGCAAGATCTCGTACTACGGCTTCTCCAACTACCTGGGCTGGCAGCTCACCAAGGCCGTCGGGCTCGCGAAGGCGCTCGGGTACACGCCGCCCGTCACGCTGCAGCCGCAGTACAGCCTGCTGGTGCGCGAGATCGAGTCGGAGATCGTGCCGGCGTCGCTCGACGCGGGCATCGGGCTCCTGCCGTGGTCGCCGCTCGCGGGCGGCTGGCTCACCGGCAAGTACCGCCGCGACGAGACCCCGACCGGCGCGACCCGCCTCGGCGAGGACCCGGAGCGCGGCATGGAGGCCTTCACGCCGCGGAACGGCCAGGAGCGCACCTGGGCGATCCTCGACGAGGTGCGCCGCATCGCCGACGCCCACGGGTCGAGCTCCGCGCGCGTGTCGCTCGCGTGGCTCGAGGCGCAGCCGGCGGTCACCAGCGTGATCCTCGGCGCCCGCACGGTCGAGCAGCTCGAGGACAACATGGCCTCGGCCGACCTGGAGCTCAGCGCGGAGGAGATCGCGTCGCTCAGCGCGGTGAGCGCGCCCGTGGTGTCCGACTACCCGTACGGCCCGGCCGGCGTGCAGCAGCGCCACCGCGCGATCGACGTGCGCGGCTGA
- a CDS encoding Nramp family divalent metal transporter, which translates to MTRTAPAPARARRPVTGPRLVLLLGPAFVAAIAYVDPGNVAANLTAGARYGYLLVWVLVAANLIAVLVQYQSAKLGLVTGRSLPELLGQRLPTTRRRAFWVQAELIAAATDLAEVIGGAIALHLLFGIPLVAGGVIVGLVSIGLLAVQSRHGQRPFELVIGALLLVITVGFLTGLVVSPLSASGIAGGLVPRFDGADSVLLAASMLGATVMPHAVYLHSSLSRDRHGVQTDDGVLRRLLRATRWDVITALAVAGAVNISMLLIAAASLGGVPGTDSIEGAHAAITASLGPVVGVVFAVGLLASGLASTSVGAYAGAAIMGGLLHVRVPLLARRVVTLIPALAILAIGVDPTSALVVSQVVLSLGIPFALVPLIRLTGDRRVMGDHVDRPLTRVAAWVAVSLVVVLNVALVVLTVTG; encoded by the coding sequence ATGACCCGCACCGCCCCCGCGCCCGCTCGCGCGCGCCGGCCCGTCACGGGGCCCCGGCTCGTCCTGCTGCTCGGCCCGGCGTTCGTCGCCGCCATCGCGTACGTGGATCCCGGCAACGTGGCGGCCAACCTCACCGCCGGCGCGCGCTACGGGTACCTGCTGGTGTGGGTGCTCGTCGCCGCGAACCTCATCGCCGTGCTCGTGCAGTACCAGTCGGCGAAGCTCGGGCTCGTCACCGGCCGGAGCCTGCCGGAGCTCCTCGGCCAGCGCCTGCCCACCACCCGCCGCCGGGCGTTCTGGGTGCAGGCCGAGCTGATCGCCGCGGCCACCGACCTCGCGGAGGTCATCGGCGGGGCCATCGCGCTGCACCTCCTCTTCGGGATCCCGCTCGTGGCGGGCGGGGTGATCGTCGGCCTCGTGTCCATCGGCCTCCTCGCCGTGCAGTCGCGGCACGGGCAGCGGCCCTTCGAGCTCGTGATCGGCGCGCTGCTCCTCGTCATCACGGTCGGCTTCCTCACGGGCCTCGTCGTGAGCCCGCTGTCGGCCTCCGGCATCGCGGGCGGCCTCGTGCCGCGCTTCGACGGCGCCGACAGCGTGCTGCTGGCCGCGAGCATGCTCGGCGCGACCGTCATGCCGCACGCCGTCTACCTGCACTCGTCCCTCAGCCGCGACCGGCACGGGGTCCAGACGGACGACGGCGTGCTGCGGCGGCTGCTCCGCGCGACGCGGTGGGACGTGATCACGGCGCTCGCCGTGGCCGGCGCCGTCAACATCTCCATGCTGCTCATCGCGGCCGCGAGCCTCGGCGGCGTGCCCGGCACCGACTCGATCGAGGGCGCGCACGCGGCCATCACGGCCTCGCTCGGGCCGGTCGTGGGCGTCGTGTTCGCGGTGGGGCTCCTCGCGTCCGGCCTCGCGTCGACGTCGGTCGGCGCCTACGCGGGCGCGGCGATCATGGGCGGGCTGCTGCACGTGCGCGTGCCGCTGCTCGCGCGGCGGGTGGTGACGCTGATCCCGGCCCTGGCGATCCTCGCGATCGGCGTCGACCCGACGTCGGCGCTCGTCGTCAGCCAGGTGGTGCTGAGCCTCGGGATCCCGTTCGCGCTCGTGCCGCTGATCCGCCTCACGGGCGACCGCCGCGTGATGGGCGACCACGTCGACCGGCCGCTCACGCGCGTCGCGGCGTGGGTCGCGGTCTCGCTCGTGGTGGTGCTGAACGTCGCGCTCGTCGTGCTCACCGTCACGGGCTGA
- a CDS encoding DUF3459 domain-containing protein codes for MGRFPGSHARGVWHADGAVAGTTASLAGLEQDDPGAVERILLAHSVALSTGGLPLIVLGDEVGQINDYGYDDVPAHAEDSRWVNRPLYPFERYDQRDDRTTSTGVIHAGVRRLVAVRRATPALGGTRVVGFDAKDPRILGYQRPHEDGTVLVLANLGDEPATVSAETLGGFAEHAVDLVRDERLRLTKGIVLSPRTFVWLQAAHDPA; via the coding sequence GTGGGCCGCTTCCCGGGCAGCCACGCGCGCGGCGTCTGGCACGCCGACGGCGCGGTCGCCGGCACCACGGCCTCCCTCGCGGGCCTCGAGCAGGACGACCCGGGCGCCGTGGAGCGGATCCTCCTCGCCCACTCCGTCGCGCTCAGCACGGGCGGCCTGCCGCTGATCGTGCTCGGCGACGAGGTCGGCCAGATCAACGACTACGGCTACGACGACGTCCCGGCCCACGCCGAGGACAGCCGCTGGGTCAACCGCCCGCTCTACCCCTTCGAGCGCTACGACCAGCGCGACGACCGCACCACGAGCACGGGGGTCATCCACGCGGGCGTCCGTCGCCTCGTGGCCGTCCGCCGCGCCACGCCCGCGCTCGGCGGCACGCGCGTCGTCGGCTTCGACGCCAAGGACCCGCGCATCCTCGGCTACCAGCGCCCGCACGAGGACGGCACGGTCCTCGTGCTCGCCAACCTCGGCGACGAGCCCGCGACGGTCTCCGCGGAGACGCTCGGCGGCTTCGCCGAGCACGCCGTCGACCTCGTGCGCGACGAGCGCCTCCGCCTGACGAAGGGCATCGTGCTCAGCCCGCGCACCTTCGTCTGGCTCCAGGCCGCTCACGACCCGGCGTGA
- a CDS encoding LysR substrate-binding domain-containing protein, whose translation MLDPTLLATFLAVADTRSFTQAAARLGISQPTVSQQVRRLERAVDRTLVARDTRAMRLTDAGDAMAGFARTILAAHQVAESYFGGSAVSGRLRFGTADDLAITQLPRILRHFRQLHPQIELELTVTQSGPLHRRLLAGQLDLILTKTAVDEQPAARRVGRDRMVWVGLDRTLVEPGASVPLIAYRAPSISRQMAMDALERAGRTWRITCSTRDVNGVLAAVRAGMGVAVLPQALIPTDLVKVTSRLGLPELDEVDYVLLDNPAGPRASIEALTSAIMSRGVARAS comes from the coding sequence GTGCTGGACCCGACCCTGCTCGCCACGTTCCTCGCGGTCGCCGACACCCGGAGCTTCACGCAGGCGGCCGCCCGGCTCGGCATCAGCCAGCCCACCGTGAGCCAGCAGGTGCGGCGGCTCGAGCGGGCCGTCGACCGGACGCTGGTCGCGCGCGACACCCGCGCGATGCGGCTCACCGACGCGGGTGACGCGATGGCCGGCTTCGCGCGCACGATCCTCGCGGCCCACCAGGTGGCGGAGAGCTACTTCGGCGGATCCGCGGTGAGCGGCCGCCTGCGCTTCGGCACCGCCGACGACCTCGCGATCACGCAGCTCCCGCGGATCCTCCGGCACTTCCGGCAGCTGCACCCGCAGATCGAGCTGGAGCTCACGGTCACGCAGAGCGGGCCGCTGCACCGGCGGCTGCTCGCCGGGCAGCTCGACCTCATCCTCACGAAGACCGCGGTCGACGAGCAGCCGGCGGCCAGGCGCGTGGGCCGCGACCGGATGGTGTGGGTCGGCCTCGACCGCACGCTGGTGGAGCCGGGCGCGAGCGTGCCGCTCATCGCCTACCGCGCCCCGAGCATCAGCCGGCAGATGGCGATGGACGCGCTCGAGCGCGCCGGGCGCACCTGGCGGATCACGTGCAGCACGCGCGACGTGAACGGGGTGCTCGCCGCGGTGCGCGCCGGCATGGGCGTCGCCGTGCTGCCGCAGGCGCTGATCCCCACCGATCTCGTGAAGGTCACGTCGCGGCTCGGCCTGCCGGAGCTCGACGAGGTGGACTACGTGCTGCTCGACAACCCGGCGGGGCCGCGCGCGTCCATCGAGGCGCTGACGTCGGCCATCATGTCGCGCGGGGTGGCACGGGCGAGCTGA
- a CDS encoding GNAT family N-acetyltransferase produces MRRRPGLTEIADDRDDALRDVARALSAWTPASTHPGGFAWEAATGQLPARIAVVRDGAGAVIGWAASSPDDARVECAPGDDATTDLLAAWLLDAAGGASVSVAVHRGQARLRGILADRGFVDEAIPLAGLRHAARDTGARAPAGYRIRPVADGEEPARVDAHRRAWKPVDLPFTDGSGDGIDPAAESRFDAHAYAAMRRAPVYRRDLDLVIEAPDGSLAGTCTAWLDPTSGWTELEPLGIVPEHRRRGLAGILALDVCRRVAELGGREVLINASPLPYYRAPWDAYVAVGFAPLDRGTRMRPRPTLAA; encoded by the coding sequence ATGCGACGACGGCCGGGCCTGACCGAGATCGCGGACGACCGGGACGACGCCCTGCGGGACGTCGCGCGGGCGCTGTCCGCGTGGACCCCGGCGTCGACCCACCCGGGCGGCTTCGCGTGGGAGGCCGCCACCGGGCAGCTGCCCGCGCGGATCGCCGTGGTCCGCGACGGCGCCGGCGCGGTGATCGGCTGGGCCGCCTCCTCGCCGGACGACGCGCGCGTCGAGTGCGCGCCCGGCGACGACGCGACCACCGACCTGCTGGCGGCCTGGCTCCTCGACGCGGCCGGCGGCGCGTCCGTCAGCGTCGCCGTCCACCGCGGGCAGGCGCGGCTGCGCGGGATCCTCGCGGACCGCGGCTTCGTCGACGAGGCGATCCCGCTCGCCGGGCTCCGGCACGCGGCCCGCGACACCGGGGCGCGGGCGCCCGCCGGGTACCGGATCCGGCCGGTCGCGGACGGCGAGGAGCCGGCGAGGGTCGACGCGCACCGCCGCGCCTGGAAGCCGGTCGACCTGCCCTTCACCGACGGATCCGGCGACGGCATCGACCCGGCCGCCGAGAGCCGCTTCGACGCCCACGCCTACGCCGCCATGCGCCGCGCTCCCGTCTACCGGCGCGACCTCGACCTCGTGATCGAGGCCCCGGACGGCTCGCTCGCCGGCACCTGCACGGCCTGGCTCGACCCGACGAGCGGCTGGACGGAGCTCGAGCCGCTCGGCATCGTGCCCGAGCACCGGCGGCGGGGGCTGGCCGGGATCCTCGCGCTCGACGTCTGCCGCCGGGTCGCCGAGCTCGGCGGCCGCGAGGTGCTCATCAACGCCTCCCCGCTGCCGTACTACCGCGCGCCCTGGGACGCCTACGTCGCGGTCGGCTTCGCGCCCCTGGACCGGGGCACGCGGATGCGCCCGCGGCCTACCCTGGCGGCATGA